A genomic region of Rhodohalobacter sp. 614A contains the following coding sequences:
- a CDS encoding CDP-alcohol phosphatidyltransferase family protein: MAARLKAWFVHIFTASGIITVFMALIETGVKDFRSAMLWLLAAQVIDGLDGTLARRYKVEEILPTMSGKSIDFVIDFCGYAVVPAYMIYQADLMPDSLGLAMALLIVLTSAIYYGKAGMVTNDLYFKGFPVMWNMVAFYLIFIFDFSSGFNAALIVIFTIMQFVPIKFAYPSLTRRWMPATLVVTTIFLISVTGLLWFFPDYPSVFYWGPIIALVYFAGFGFVATFIHKD; this comes from the coding sequence ATGGCGGCACGACTAAAAGCCTGGTTTGTACACATTTTTACTGCCAGTGGTATTATTACCGTTTTTATGGCACTCATCGAGACAGGAGTCAAAGATTTCCGGTCAGCAATGTTGTGGCTGCTTGCTGCTCAGGTTATTGATGGACTGGACGGAACACTTGCACGGCGTTACAAAGTGGAAGAAATTCTGCCAACGATGAGTGGCAAAAGTATTGATTTTGTGATTGATTTTTGCGGATATGCAGTTGTACCGGCTTATATGATTTACCAGGCAGATTTGATGCCCGATTCACTTGGCTTAGCGATGGCTTTACTCATCGTCCTTACCTCCGCCATTTACTATGGGAAAGCGGGAATGGTAACCAACGATCTGTATTTCAAAGGTTTTCCGGTGATGTGGAATATGGTAGCTTTTTACCTGATTTTTATTTTTGATTTTTCTTCCGGTTTCAACGCGGCTCTCATCGTTATTTTTACGATCATGCAATTTGTCCCAATCAAATTTGCATATCCCAGCCTCACCCGAAGATGGATGCCCGCAACACTTGTCGTCACTACCATATTTTTAATTTCTGTGACGGGCTTACTTTGGTTCTTTCCTGATTATCCTTCTGTTTTTTATTGGGGACCAATTATTGCTCTTGTTTACTTTGCCGGATTTGGATTTGTGGCCACATTCATACACAAAGACTGA
- a CDS encoding PP2C family protein-serine/threonine phosphatase — MGLKNETRSSYSTKAFYEEYVTGMNSKQLGKEFQSDSERIKQLYHDALKEQNPGVPAERIPVVQKFLSLLSSLTKRLNPVRRLVFGISVVSFLAHYIFSLIGLSGFLIHPLFLPLSFTGILLILLIELLEKSDVQKELDFAREIQLSLLPPSNARINQLEAYSFAATAQEVGGDYIDIVESEKGTYIIIADVSGKGMSAALYMVRIQALVHLLIKKLEPNPKELFMELNNYVKSNKRDKTFVTACAAFFPHGEDHFLFSRAGHNIPIIYSKKHDATFRLDTDGFALGMTSTKALGKKLQEKKFLFEPGDSLLLYTDGLIEARNDKNEEYGEDRLDGILSIYGSLHAKTITQKIRSSIELFIGDEKPIDDITFTTIHKNEPPKELS, encoded by the coding sequence ATGGGATTAAAAAACGAAACCAGATCTTCGTACAGCACGAAAGCTTTTTACGAAGAATATGTAACCGGGATGAACTCCAAGCAACTTGGCAAGGAGTTTCAGTCCGATTCCGAACGAATTAAACAGCTATATCACGACGCGCTTAAAGAGCAAAATCCCGGAGTACCGGCTGAGCGAATTCCTGTTGTCCAGAAGTTTTTAAGCCTTCTTTCTTCGCTCACAAAACGGTTAAATCCCGTGCGCCGGCTGGTTTTTGGAATCTCAGTTGTAAGTTTCCTGGCGCATTATATTTTTTCTCTGATCGGATTATCTGGTTTCCTCATTCATCCATTGTTTCTTCCCCTCTCCTTTACGGGTATTTTGTTGATTCTTTTGATTGAACTTCTTGAAAAATCAGATGTGCAAAAAGAACTCGATTTTGCAAGGGAGATCCAGCTTAGCCTTCTGCCTCCGTCTAATGCCAGAATTAATCAACTGGAAGCCTATTCCTTTGCTGCCACCGCCCAGGAAGTTGGCGGAGATTACATTGATATCGTTGAGTCGGAAAAAGGCACGTACATTATCATTGCAGATGTTTCCGGAAAAGGAATGAGTGCTGCCCTGTATATGGTGAGAATTCAGGCGCTGGTTCACTTGTTGATTAAAAAACTTGAGCCGAATCCCAAAGAGTTGTTCATGGAGCTCAACAACTATGTCAAATCAAACAAAAGAGATAAGACATTTGTGACCGCTTGTGCCGCTTTTTTCCCACACGGAGAAGATCATTTTCTCTTCTCACGCGCCGGGCATAACATCCCTATTATTTACAGCAAAAAACATGATGCCACCTTTCGTCTTGATACAGATGGATTCGCTTTGGGAATGACCAGTACAAAAGCCCTTGGAAAAAAATTACAAGAGAAAAAATTCCTTTTCGAACCCGGCGATAGTTTGCTTCTCTACACCGACGGTTTGATTGAAGCGCGGAATGATAAAAATGAGGAATATGGTGAAGACCGACTTGATGGAATTCTCTCCATTTACGGATCTCTTCATGCGAAGACAATCACTCAGAAAATTCGTTCATCAATCGAGTTGTTTATCGGTGATGAAAAACCAATCGACGACATTACCTTCACCACAATTCATAAAAATGAACCGCCCAAAGAGCTTTCCTAA
- the uvrC gene encoding excinuclease ABC subunit UvrC: protein MPITLEEKIAHLPTSPGVYQFKDNRGSYLYVGKAKRLRNRVRSYFQDSSNHDGRIRVMVNKIEDVEVIVTDSEAEALILENTLIKRHQPRYNIMYRDDKSYPYICITPGERPRVFPTRTVIKDGSKYFGPYDHVGHMRRMLETIRKTFDLCTCAVSPKLIDKSKGMPKWHSCFDDYLQNCSGDWDLERYQTAMEKVERLLTGKTEGLMREIKEEMSIASDALEFEEAARLRDSLQALQKYNQKMKIVDNKKVNRDLFALEVDEELMEGCGVLFKIREGKLIGKFHRFLKNIEGIGRGDMLQSFIEDYYTGQFAGAIPDEVYLSDEIDDIEPLSEYLWEEHGKKVPIRVPKIGEKRQFIEMAISNAKLKLGERKIEKAKAERDRIPQAVKDLKEALRLERLPRRIECFDNSNIQGSDPVASMVCFVDAQPRKNEYKRFNIKTVEGPDDFASMREVVKRRYSRVKKEKQQPPDLVLIDGGKGQLNAALDALREIDFLDHVEVAGLAKRLEEVFLPGKSDPVMIPKTSPALKLIQSARDEAHRFAITFHRSKRGKRTLKTELTKIEGIGEKRAQELLKHFGSVKKIKTSDLETLQQFLGKKTGDAVYRYFAESES from the coding sequence ATGCCGATAACGCTCGAAGAAAAAATTGCTCATTTACCAACCAGTCCCGGTGTTTATCAATTTAAAGACAACAGGGGGAGTTACCTTTATGTTGGAAAGGCCAAGCGGCTAAGGAATCGTGTGCGTTCCTATTTCCAGGATTCGAGTAATCATGACGGACGAATCCGGGTCATGGTAAATAAGATTGAGGATGTGGAAGTTATCGTAACAGATTCGGAAGCAGAAGCCTTAATCCTGGAAAATACGCTGATTAAACGCCATCAACCCCGCTACAATATTATGTATCGGGATGATAAATCCTATCCTTACATCTGTATCACTCCGGGCGAACGTCCGCGTGTTTTTCCAACCCGAACCGTGATAAAAGACGGGAGCAAATATTTTGGTCCGTATGATCATGTAGGCCATATGAGGAGAATGCTCGAAACCATCCGCAAAACTTTCGATCTTTGTACATGTGCTGTATCTCCGAAGTTGATAGATAAATCCAAAGGCATGCCAAAGTGGCATTCGTGTTTTGATGATTATCTTCAAAATTGTTCTGGTGATTGGGATCTGGAAAGGTATCAAACGGCTATGGAGAAAGTAGAACGACTCCTGACTGGAAAAACCGAAGGATTGATGAGAGAGATCAAAGAAGAGATGTCTATCGCTTCAGATGCATTGGAATTTGAGGAAGCTGCCCGCCTTCGTGATAGTTTACAGGCGCTTCAGAAGTACAATCAAAAAATGAAGATTGTTGATAATAAGAAAGTCAACAGGGATCTGTTTGCTCTGGAAGTGGATGAGGAATTGATGGAAGGCTGCGGAGTGCTTTTTAAAATCAGGGAAGGAAAACTGATTGGGAAATTTCACCGGTTTTTGAAGAATATTGAAGGAATCGGCAGGGGAGATATGTTGCAGTCATTTATTGAGGATTATTATACAGGACAGTTTGCCGGCGCTATTCCTGATGAAGTATACCTGAGTGATGAAATTGATGATATCGAACCATTGAGTGAATATCTTTGGGAAGAACATGGAAAAAAAGTGCCCATCAGAGTTCCAAAAATCGGGGAGAAACGGCAGTTTATTGAAATGGCTATTTCTAATGCAAAACTGAAACTTGGAGAACGGAAAATTGAGAAAGCAAAAGCAGAGCGCGATCGGATTCCGCAGGCTGTTAAAGATCTAAAAGAAGCACTACGGTTAGAGCGGTTGCCCCGAAGAATTGAATGTTTTGACAACTCAAATATTCAGGGATCAGACCCCGTGGCATCCATGGTTTGTTTTGTTGATGCACAACCCCGGAAAAACGAGTATAAGCGGTTTAATATAAAGACCGTAGAGGGTCCCGATGATTTTGCATCCATGAGAGAAGTTGTAAAACGCAGATATTCACGGGTTAAAAAAGAGAAGCAGCAACCCCCGGATCTTGTTTTGATTGATGGAGGAAAAGGCCAGTTGAACGCTGCTTTGGACGCTCTCAGGGAAATCGACTTTTTAGATCATGTAGAAGTCGCTGGATTGGCGAAACGGTTGGAAGAAGTGTTTCTGCCGGGTAAATCAGATCCCGTAATGATTCCCAAAACATCGCCGGCTTTAAAACTTATACAGTCAGCAAGAGATGAAGCTCACAGATTTGCAATCACATTTCATCGCAGTAAAAGAGGAAAACGCACTTTAAAAACAGAATTAACCAAAATTGAGGGCATTGGAGAGAAGAGAGCGCAAGAGTTGCTAAAACACTTTGGTTCGGTAAAAAAAATAAAAACAAGCGATCTCGAAACTCTCCAACAATTTTTAGGTAAAAAAACAGGAGATGCTGTCTACAGGTATTTTGCTGAATCTGAGAGCTAA
- a CDS encoding hotdog fold thioesterase produces MDEKSKSTPEQIVSYILERDAFTQWLGIDVIEVKKGFCKLRCTVRDDMLNGYQITHGGIFFSLADSAIAYAAASYGRLAVSIDHSISFTKKAGPGDVLTVTAKTISMGHKTGVIQAEIRNQNNHLVAVIKGTVYRTHKTFE; encoded by the coding sequence ATGGATGAAAAGTCAAAATCCACTCCTGAACAGATTGTCAGTTATATACTCGAAAGGGATGCTTTCACTCAGTGGCTGGGAATTGACGTTATTGAAGTAAAAAAAGGTTTTTGTAAACTACGTTGTACAGTTCGTGACGACATGCTAAACGGCTACCAAATTACACATGGCGGTATCTTCTTTTCACTTGCCGATAGTGCCATTGCCTATGCAGCAGCTTCTTATGGTCGTCTGGCTGTGTCAATTGATCATTCTATATCATTTACAAAAAAGGCCGGCCCCGGTGATGTTTTAACCGTAACAGCAAAAACGATCTCGATGGGACACAAGACCGGAGTTATCCAGGCAGAAATCAGAAACCAGAATAATCATCTGGTCGCCGTAATAAAAGGAACGGTATACAGAACCCATAAAACATTTGAATGA
- the tkt gene encoding transketolase, producing MSTTKSLDQACVNTIRGLAMDAVQKANSGHPGMPMGMADVAYVLWTKFLKHHPKNPRWFDRDRFILSAGHGSMLLYSLLHLTGYDVPIEEVKNFRQLGSITPGHPEFGLTPGVETTTGPLGQGFGTGVGMAIAEAFMSAMFNKNQFNLVDHYTYAIVSDGDLMEGISHESASLAGHLKLGKLIYLYDSNKISIEGSTDLAFTDDTKKRFEAYGWDVQVVDGHNHEEIEEVIKNAQKTDTPSLIECKTKIGFGSPNKEGTSDSHGAPLGEEEIKITKEKLGLDPNEKFQVSDAVYTKMREVLEKGAEWEGQWKEKLDEYEKVYPVDGASFKKFVSREMPKNWDEILPAFETDAKGMATRKASGKVLNSLGKHILNLLGGSADLAGSNNTELENESSFSATNRLGRNFHYGVREHGMAAALNGLALHGGVIPYGGTFLVFSDYNKPSIRIAALSEIPSIFVFTHDSIGLGEDGPTHQPIEHLAALRATPNVHVIRPADANETAVAWKYAIEREHGPSLLVLTRQSLPTLDREKYGDVLGTEKGAYILKKESGETPDLILMSTGSEVHLALQAAEKLEENGTSVRVVSMPCIESFKEQSDDYRNSVLPSEVKNRISIEAATTLGWHRWVGSEGIAIGIDRFGTSAPYEEAYEDLGLTVERIIKDAESLLS from the coding sequence ATGTCTACAACAAAATCTCTCGATCAAGCCTGTGTAAATACTATTCGTGGTTTAGCAATGGATGCCGTTCAAAAAGCAAATTCCGGACATCCCGGAATGCCGATGGGAATGGCTGATGTAGCGTATGTTCTTTGGACAAAATTCCTGAAGCATCACCCCAAAAATCCGCGTTGGTTTGATCGTGACAGATTTATTCTTTCGGCCGGCCACGGTTCGATGCTGCTTTACTCCTTACTCCATCTGACCGGGTATGATGTTCCGATCGAAGAAGTCAAAAATTTTCGCCAGCTGGGCAGCATCACGCCGGGTCATCCGGAATTCGGCTTAACACCGGGTGTAGAAACTACAACCGGCCCACTGGGACAAGGATTTGGAACCGGAGTTGGAATGGCCATAGCGGAAGCTTTTATGTCCGCCATGTTTAATAAAAATCAGTTCAACCTGGTTGATCATTATACTTATGCTATTGTTAGTGACGGCGATTTAATGGAAGGAATTTCTCATGAATCTGCGTCTCTTGCAGGACATCTTAAGCTTGGGAAGCTGATCTATCTCTACGATTCAAATAAAATTTCGATTGAAGGATCCACAGATTTAGCTTTTACTGACGATACGAAGAAACGATTTGAAGCTTATGGATGGGATGTCCAGGTGGTAGATGGCCATAATCACGAAGAGATTGAAGAAGTCATTAAAAATGCTCAGAAAACAGATACCCCATCGCTGATTGAATGCAAAACAAAAATCGGTTTTGGAAGTCCCAATAAAGAAGGTACGTCAGATTCTCATGGTGCTCCTTTGGGGGAAGAAGAGATCAAGATAACCAAAGAGAAATTAGGGTTGGATCCGAATGAAAAATTCCAGGTGAGCGACGCAGTATATACCAAAATGAGAGAAGTCCTTGAAAAGGGGGCTGAATGGGAAGGTCAGTGGAAAGAAAAACTGGACGAGTATGAAAAAGTGTATCCCGTGGACGGGGCTTCTTTCAAGAAGTTTGTCTCCAGGGAAATGCCCAAGAATTGGGATGAAATTCTTCCCGCTTTTGAAACAGATGCAAAAGGAATGGCCACCCGAAAGGCTTCGGGGAAAGTTTTAAACAGCCTTGGTAAACATATTTTAAACTTGCTGGGTGGATCAGCGGATTTGGCAGGCAGCAATAATACCGAACTTGAAAACGAATCGTCATTTAGTGCTACAAACCGGCTTGGAAGAAATTTCCATTACGGAGTTCGCGAACACGGAATGGCAGCAGCTTTGAATGGATTGGCACTTCATGGAGGTGTGATTCCTTATGGAGGCACGTTTCTTGTTTTTTCTGATTACAACAAGCCGTCGATTCGAATTGCAGCACTTTCAGAAATTCCTTCTATTTTTGTTTTTACACATGATAGCATTGGTTTGGGTGAAGACGGTCCAACCCATCAACCCATCGAGCATCTCGCTGCACTGAGAGCCACGCCGAATGTGCATGTAATACGACCTGCTGATGCCAATGAAACGGCTGTTGCCTGGAAGTATGCAATTGAGCGTGAGCATGGTCCGTCTCTACTGGTACTCACACGGCAATCTTTGCCTACCTTGGATCGGGAAAAATACGGTGATGTTTTGGGCACGGAGAAAGGTGCGTATATCCTCAAAAAAGAAAGTGGTGAAACACCCGATTTAATTTTAATGTCTACAGGGTCGGAAGTACACCTTGCATTGCAGGCCGCTGAGAAACTGGAAGAGAATGGAACCTCAGTCAGGGTTGTGAGCATGCCATGTATCGAGAGCTTCAAGGAGCAATCCGATGATTACCGAAACAGCGTCTTGCCATCAGAAGTGAAGAACCGTATATCCATTGAAGCAGCAACAACATTAGGCTGGCACAGATGGGTTGGGAGCGAAGGAATTGCCATCGGGATTGACCGGTTCGGGACTTCGGCACCTTACGAAGAAGCTTATGAGGATTTAGGATTAACTGTTGAACGTATCATCAAAGACGCTGAAAGTTTACTTTCTTAG
- a CDS encoding ParB/RepB/Spo0J family partition protein has translation MSKKVLGRGLGAFFPDYDDDSGDDENSPKTKTAVPIEPADRVNVVLDIPVENIRPNPHQPRTDFKEEALEQLATSIKKHGLIQPITVRHIGEKRFELISGERRFRATKLAGLQNIPAYIREADDEQIIAFALIENIQREQLNPLEISMGYQRLIDECDYTQSEVAERVGKNRSTVTNMLRLLQLPAFLQAALRDESITTGHARALINIKSEKDQEKLLKTIQKKNLSVRQTEELVKSYDKKSEQKTSKKSVSKSNPFLDDVSKRLRNQLSTKVNIKQKGKGGEIRIEYYSDEDLERLIQFFDEMG, from the coding sequence ATGTCAAAAAAAGTATTAGGTAGAGGTCTTGGAGCTTTTTTCCCGGATTACGATGATGATTCGGGAGATGATGAAAACTCTCCAAAAACAAAAACGGCCGTACCTATAGAACCTGCTGATCGCGTAAATGTGGTTTTGGATATTCCAGTTGAGAATATTCGGCCGAATCCTCATCAGCCCAGAACCGATTTTAAAGAAGAAGCTCTCGAGCAACTGGCAACATCCATCAAAAAACATGGATTGATTCAGCCTATTACGGTGAGGCATATTGGGGAAAAGCGTTTTGAACTCATAAGTGGTGAACGGCGCTTTCGGGCAACAAAGCTGGCAGGACTTCAGAATATTCCCGCTTATATTCGCGAGGCAGATGACGAACAGATTATAGCCTTTGCGCTAATCGAGAATATTCAGAGAGAGCAGTTAAATCCGTTGGAAATTTCAATGGGGTATCAGCGACTGATTGATGAATGCGATTACACTCAAAGTGAAGTTGCGGAAAGGGTTGGTAAAAATCGATCCACGGTAACAAACATGCTGCGGCTTTTACAGCTTCCCGCATTTCTCCAGGCTGCACTCCGCGACGAAAGTATCACGACCGGGCACGCACGTGCACTTATAAATATCAAAAGTGAAAAAGATCAGGAAAAACTCCTGAAAACGATTCAGAAGAAAAATCTTTCTGTTCGGCAGACGGAAGAGCTCGTAAAATCATATGACAAAAAGAGCGAACAAAAAACCTCAAAGAAGTCTGTTTCCAAAAGCAATCCCTTTTTGGATGATGTTTCCAAACGACTGCGAAATCAGCTCAGTACCAAGGTTAACATTAAACAAAAAGGAAAAGGCGGCGAGATAAGAATTGAGTATTATTCTGATGAAGATTTAGAACGATTGATTCAATTTTTCGATGAAATGGGTTAG
- a CDS encoding DUF5683 domain-containing protein: MKWVSFCLFLLANLFFSDGFAQHTILHNDFSLLENRLEQSYFLEFEQQDTTQTTRIEYPSPKSVLYKSLIIPGWGQVVNRQIWKVPIIYGMFAGVGVYTFYLNDQYKDYRAAYYNETHDDMQFGPTPERLVGVNVNQLQSTRNSYRNQRDFMFVVMGLAYGLNALDAYIFAHMRSFDVSDDLSAKTIIQPTLIAEGRPGVRVTFSLNKK; this comes from the coding sequence ATGAAATGGGTTAGTTTCTGTCTCTTTCTTTTAGCCAATCTTTTTTTTTCGGATGGTTTTGCCCAACATACAATCCTGCATAATGATTTTTCGCTCCTCGAAAATCGCCTTGAACAATCATATTTTTTAGAATTTGAACAGCAGGATACTACTCAGACTACTAGAATTGAGTATCCAAGTCCAAAATCTGTACTGTACAAATCACTGATTATACCCGGTTGGGGACAAGTAGTAAACCGTCAGATTTGGAAAGTTCCAATTATATATGGAATGTTTGCCGGTGTAGGCGTTTACACATTCTATCTGAATGATCAGTACAAAGATTATCGGGCAGCATATTACAACGAAACCCATGATGATATGCAATTCGGCCCCACACCTGAACGTCTTGTCGGGGTAAATGTCAATCAGTTACAATCCACCAGGAATAGCTATCGAAATCAACGGGATTTTATGTTTGTTGTAATGGGGCTGGCGTACGGATTGAATGCATTGGATGCTTACATATTTGCCCATATGCGCAGTTTTGATGTTTCCGATGATTTAAGTGCAAAAACTATTATTCAACCAACATTAATCGCTGAAGGACGGCCGGGAGTTCGGGTTACATTTTCACTAAACAAAAAATGA
- a CDS encoding RNA polymerase sigma factor: MRLNNSDHIPSNYEQMKDRELVHLFRKNDDQLAFKELMNRHQAKVYSYIFSMIQNRETANDIFQETFTKVITKMDDTYNEQGKWIAWVMRIAHNATIDHIRKQKRFVDVTSSYDKESKTDFYDRLPDEDALAQDEKLELDESTSSLLKHISNLPEEQRTVVMLRHYYEMPFKEIAEMTDVSINTALGRMRYALINLRKMFDEEREKESNSV, translated from the coding sequence ATGAGACTTAATAACTCAGACCACATACCGAGTAATTACGAACAAATGAAAGACCGCGAATTGGTTCATTTGTTTAGGAAGAATGACGATCAATTGGCTTTTAAAGAGCTGATGAATCGCCACCAGGCGAAAGTGTATTCTTATATTTTCAGTATGATTCAAAATCGTGAAACGGCGAACGACATTTTCCAGGAAACCTTCACAAAGGTCATCACAAAAATGGATGACACCTATAATGAACAAGGAAAGTGGATCGCCTGGGTTATGAGAATTGCTCATAATGCAACAATTGATCATATCAGAAAACAAAAACGATTTGTGGACGTTACATCTTCGTATGACAAAGAATCGAAAACCGATTTTTACGACAGATTGCCAGACGAAGATGCCTTGGCTCAGGATGAAAAACTTGAGCTGGATGAATCGACGTCCAGTTTGCTGAAGCATATATCGAATTTGCCTGAAGAACAGCGAACGGTTGTGATGTTACGTCACTATTATGAAATGCCGTTTAAAGAAATTGCCGAAATGACGGATGTATCCATCAACACGGCCTTAGGAAGAATGAGATATGCTTTGATCAATCTTCGTAAAATGTTCGATGAAGAACGTGAGAAGGAATCTAACAGTGTATGA
- a CDS encoding TIGR00730 family Rossman fold protein: protein MKPHKVFSNNIDADRYESESSRSLWSIFKIMGEFVDGYETLLKVGPCISIFGSARVKPGSKYYELAVQAAASISENGFGVITGGGPGIMEAANKGAYSKNGKSVGLGIDLPKEQGVNRYVSPNYVINFRYFFVRKVMFVKYAQGFIVLPGGFGTLDELFETITLIQTEKIMKIPIVLIGTEYWQGLIDWIKDKLVQNGYIHENDLDLFYLTNDVDEAVKHICDFYEDKEPKPNFSY, encoded by the coding sequence ATGAAACCACACAAAGTTTTTTCCAATAATATTGATGCCGACAGGTACGAATCAGAAAGCAGCAGAAGCCTGTGGAGTATTTTCAAAATAATGGGAGAGTTTGTGGACGGTTACGAAACGCTTCTCAAAGTGGGGCCGTGCATCTCTATTTTTGGTTCAGCGAGGGTTAAGCCGGGATCGAAATACTATGAGTTAGCGGTACAGGCTGCGGCTTCTATTTCGGAAAATGGGTTCGGTGTCATTACCGGAGGGGGGCCCGGTATCATGGAAGCTGCTAATAAAGGAGCTTATAGCAAGAATGGAAAATCTGTAGGGTTGGGAATTGATTTACCCAAAGAACAGGGAGTGAATCGTTACGTGTCTCCAAACTATGTTATCAATTTCCGTTACTTTTTTGTTCGAAAAGTAATGTTTGTAAAATATGCGCAGGGATTTATTGTACTTCCCGGAGGATTTGGAACATTAGACGAACTTTTTGAGACAATCACCTTGATTCAAACCGAAAAAATCATGAAAATTCCCATAGTGCTTATAGGTACAGAATATTGGCAGGGGTTAATCGATTGGATTAAGGACAAACTTGTACAAAACGGCTACATTCATGAAAATGATTTGGATCTTTTCTATTTAACGAATGATGTAGATGAGGCTGTGAAGCATATCTGTGATTTTTATGAAGATAAAGAACCAAAACCCAATTTTTCGTACTAG
- a CDS encoding ParA family protein, whose protein sequence is MGKIISIANQKGGVGKTTSAINLAASLAVIEHPTLIIDIDPQSNTTSGLGIEPKNVSNSVYEVMVGGIDVNDAIRETELPYLDLVPSHINLVGAEIEMVDRNERERILLKAIEGLRDKYDFIIFDCPPSLGLLTINALTASDSVMIPVQCEYFALEGLGQLLNTIKIVRQHLNRELEIEGVLLTMYDTRTRLSNQVAEEVKRYFDDRVFSTIIARNIRLAEAPSFGKPAILYDASSVGSKNYLSLAREIIHNNKKLFKSSPVLSKS, encoded by the coding sequence ATGGGAAAAATTATATCGATTGCCAACCAAAAAGGTGGGGTTGGTAAAACAACTTCGGCAATAAATCTTGCTGCGAGTCTCGCGGTTATCGAACATCCTACTTTAATCATTGATATTGATCCCCAAAGCAATACGACAAGCGGACTGGGCATTGAACCTAAAAATGTCTCCAACTCCGTTTACGAAGTGATGGTTGGCGGTATTGATGTAAATGATGCCATCCGTGAAACGGAACTTCCGTACCTCGATTTGGTCCCCTCGCATATCAATCTTGTTGGAGCAGAGATTGAGATGGTTGACAGAAATGAAAGAGAACGAATTCTTTTAAAAGCTATCGAAGGCCTTCGCGACAAGTACGATTTTATCATTTTTGATTGTCCGCCATCTCTTGGGTTATTGACAATCAATGCACTTACGGCTTCTGATTCAGTAATGATTCCTGTTCAGTGCGAGTATTTTGCCTTAGAAGGGCTTGGGCAGTTATTAAACACCATAAAGATTGTTCGTCAACATTTGAACCGGGAACTGGAAATTGAAGGGGTGTTGTTAACAATGTATGATACACGCACCCGTTTATCAAACCAGGTAGCAGAAGAAGTAAAACGATATTTTGATGACAGGGTTTTTTCAACCATTATTGCAAGAAACATTCGTCTTGCGGAAGCTCCCAGTTTTGGAAAACCGGCTATTTTATATGATGCCTCCAGTGTTGGATCCAAGAATTATCTCTCGTTAGCCAGGGAGATCATTCACAATAATAAGAAGTTATTTAAGTCGAGTCCTGTCTTATCTAAATCATAA